The Anabaena sp. PCC 7108 region AAATCAAGAATTATCAGAATAATTGGTCAGTTAGATACTAATTATTTAGCTGAATTAGAAATAGCTTTATGTACTATTCTTGGTTTAAATATTGTGAATAATAATGAATAATTGTAGGTTGGGTAGAGGAACGAAACCCAACGCAAAACGGGTAAATGTTGGGTTTCCTTTCGTCAACCCAACCTACTTGACTTTTTGCTAACCCAAAATTACTTGGAGTTTAGGGCTTGAAGTGCCTCTTGGTAATTCTTTATAATAGTTCTGTCAGGTGATTCAACAAATATGTTAACTATTTTTTGATCTCCATTATATTCAACTTCACGTTTCAATACAGTTGCTGTAAAAGAAAATTCTTGATTTCCTAACTCTGTCTCAGTTTGTATCCCAACTCTTTTTGTAATAGGACTTACGCAACTGGCACATTAGTAGGGTGCGTCAGATATCAACAATTTGTTTATTTGCAGGATTTATGCAGTAGTAAAGCACCCTACAACAGATTTTTAGTGTGACACTTGCGTAAGTCCTAGTTATATTTAATTTAAGTCATAAATTTAGTTAGTAAAAACCGAACATAGTGTATGTGAATATCGGTAGCCGTTCAGATACTTCTGGTGAGTTAATAAGATAGTCAGAGTCAAGGAAATAGTCAAATAACAAATTTGAGTTATCATAAAGAGAAAGGAGGTATATTATGATTTACTTATCTGTCACGGAAGCAAAACAAAATTTTACAGAATTTCTAGATAAAGCTCAAAAAGAACCAATAACTATTCAGCGTCAGGATCAAGATTCAGTTGTAGTGCTGTCTGTTTTAGAGTATCAAAGATTGACTAAATTACTAAAAAATGAGTTTCAGGAATTTTGTGATCAAGTTGGGAAAAATGCTGAAGCAAAAGGCATGACAGAAGAAAAGCTCAAGGAAATTCTTGAAAGTGATGATTGAGCAAAGAATTGTCATTGATACTAATTGTTTTGTGAGTCGTTTACTAACTCCCAAATCTATCACTGCTCAAGCAGTTCGTTTTGCTTTCAATTTCCATCACATTCTTATTTCTTCGGACACACTTACAGAACTAGAAATGGTTCTCTGTAGAAAAAAATTTGATAATTATGTCAGTTTAGAAGAGCGACAAAAGTTTATTTTATATCTAAAAAATCTGGCTGAGATAGTTGATATTATCAATCATGTGCAAATTTGTCGAGATCCAAAAGACGATAAATTTCTCTCACTTGCTATTGCTGGTAATGCCAATTTGATTATTACCGGAGATGAAGATTTATTGGTACTTAAATGCTATCAAAACATTCCTATTTTATCACCAAAGGATTTTTTGGCACAAGCGGATAAAAGTTAAACAATAACCTTTTATTTCTTCCTCTCTTTGCACCTTAAAAGTAAGCCTTACTCCTCCACATCAAACCACACAGGAGAAACATCATCAACCTGCCCATTATAATTAATAGTAATTTCCTGACCTTCCCGAATATATTTATAAGCAACAATATCAATTACATTTTTAGCAAAATTCTTAATATAAACCGCATTAGGACGATAAGAATGATTAAAAAGAGAAGCAAAACCTAAACCTATCGCCCCGCTTTCTCCATGCCAACCAAAATAATAATTCAATAACACAGTTTTCGTAATTAACTTAACTTGTTGTTTAGGAATCACAATCACAGCAGCTCTTTCAATTAAATCTCCTTTAGCAAAATCTTGCTGGGCAAATATACCTCTACCTTTAGTCTCTGTATCACGAAATACTAGCATATAGCAATTCTATCTGATGGGTAAGAATGATTTTTGACTAACCACTACAGATAAACGCAGAGAAAAATAAAGACAAATTTTTGTCATTGACTTACGGCTGCTATAGCTACTATAAAGTCAACGATTAAAGATGTAGTCAAAACTTCCGTAAATTTTAAGTTTTTGTGCCAAGTTGATAATATTCATGTTATTATAAATATCCCATGCTAACTATCATTGGTTGTGGCAATCTAAATCGGAATGATGATGCTGTCGGCGTAATTATTGCCCAACGTTTACAGCAATATCTCGCCCAAAATCCTCACCCCAACATCCGCGTTTTCGATAGTGGAACTGCGGGAATGGAAGTGATGTTTCAAGCGAGAGGAAGTGAAAAATTAATTATTCTTGATGCTAGTTGCACAGGTTCAGAGGCAGGTGCTATATTTAAAGTCCCAGGGAATGAACTAGAAGCACTGCCCGAACCTAGTTACAACTTACATGATTTTCGTTGGGATCATGCTTTGGCTGCTGGGAGAAAAATCTTTTTAGATGATTTTCCTTCATTGGTGACAGTCTATTTAATTGAAGCTGCAAATCTGGATTTTGGACTGGAATTAAGTCCTGTTGTTCAACATTCTGCTGATTTAGTTTTTGCCGAACTAATCATAATTATCCAACAGAATGTGATGGCTTAATCAACAATCTCAAATCCCCAATTGCATCAGATCCAATCACGATAAACTGGCAACTCATCTACTCTCATTTCAAAAGGTACAGTTTGATTATCGGGAGGACAAACCCGGATTTTAGCACTGCTAACAATGCCATAAAGAACATTCGCCATAGGGACAATTTGTTGCAAAATTTGCCAGTTAGTAACTTGGTCAGGGCATTCAATTACTAAAGTTAAAATACTCGCCTGAGTTGTCGCATACCAACGACAATTAGACAACAAACTATGAACAATGCGATCGCATCCTTCATAAAAGTATTTGCTAATTGAATGCTCCAATTGTTGCCGAAGAATAATATCTGCTGATGTTGGCTGTATAGGGTGCTTATCATCAGCATTGAATTCAGATTCTTTTTTCGCCATTTACCGTTATTTTCCTGTTTATTTACCAATTGCCATTACATAAAGTAAGTCCTTATTGGTTCCTAGAAATTCTTGGGCTTCATCATCATAGAAAGCACCAATTCCACTACAATCTATTCCCCAATAATTGCTAAATAAATACACTCTCTGTCCGATAAATCCGGCTAATTGCATAGCGGTTTGATAACTCAAATAATCGGACACAAAAAACAAAGTTACAGCACAATCTCTAGCTATAGCTTGATTAATGCACAAGTAACCTGTTTTTTCCCTAAAGTTACCAGCTTTAATGAGATGTGTATTTTTATATAACCCTGGTGAAATTCCCTCAACATGATGCACCACTGAGTAAATTTCTATTTCCTCAAAATTCTCACTTGGTATTGGTTGTTGAACGGCTTGCAAAATTAGCCAATAGACCTCTTGGGAAATAGAATGTTTATGAAAACGTCGAATAGAACGCCTATTCCAAACGTTCTCAAAAAACCGTTTCCGGTCAAAATTAAATTGAGGATTTGCGAGATTTTGCTGGTGACTAGGTTGTAAAGATGTTGCTTGATAGGCATCTTCAACAAATTGATTAACTTGAAAATAGTCAGTACCACAAACAAAAGGAATTGGTAGCCTTAAGCGTCTGACTGGTTTTTCTTGTACTTCTCCCGATATCACACAACTAGTAATAAACTCCTTATTCTCAAATCCCAAATCTGCATTGAGATTAAGTTTATCAAAATCCAAGATTAGTTGTATGTTTTTTTCGTGAAGATATGCTGAAGCAGCGATAGCACCTAAATGGTGTCCGCTATCCAACAAACAATATCTAAAACTCCTGTCTTGATATTTCCAGCTAGACCTATGATAAACACAACTAACTAAAAAGATGAATCCGTTGATACGTTTATTTGGTATAACATAATTTTCCAATCCATCATCAATTAATTCATAAATTAAGGTCAGACAATTATTCTCAACTTCTATATGGTAGATGCCATCTATGATTCCCTCAACACCACGAATCTGGACATAAACTTCCGTCGGATATAAAGCCCCTGCAGAAGGATTTACCCGTAATTTATAGGGACTATCTTTATATATCTTTTCTAAAGTAATCGCACTGGTTAACCAGAGAAAATCATGAATAGGGTTATTGCGATTTAATTGCAAACGCCGATAAAAGCGGGGATAAACTTTAAAAGAAGTTGGTTGCGTAGCGGCATCTACATAATTAGGATTAATTTGTACTGATAAGTAAGAATGCTTGCTTAAATCGTGATAGGCTTTTCCAGAAATCTTACTGTGAGGCATTTTTCAGTAACCTTAAAACTTCTATATTGCTGGCAAAATCAATTGCTTTATAGTCATCCAAATTTTGTAAATTCATGTTAGGATGGTACTGTAGTAGCAATCTCACTACTTCTGTCTTTCCAGCCGATGCACCATACATCAGGACAGTTGCCCCATTATCATTTTGATTATTAATATCAGTGTTGTTATCTAACAGCAATGTAATGAGATCATAGTGATTACCAAAACAAGCAAACCACAAAGCATTATTGTGATCATTATTTGTAGCGTTGATATCCGCACCCGCAGCTATTAATTCCTTGACAATGGCAGACAGTCCTTCTCTGCTTGCTTTCATTAAAGCAGTATCACCATTTTCACCTCGCTGGTTTAAATCTTCAGCGTTGTAACCTTGTTCTAATAGCCATTGGTGAGTTATTGTGCTGAAATTTGACTGATTTGCTAGACTCATAATTATTACTGTTGGAGACAACTCAAAATACAATGGTGAGCCATACCCACCATATCTAAAAACACTATTTCAATTTTCATAAACTATTAGTAGCTGATGAACAATTTATAATTTATCTATCAGCCCCAAATGATTTTTCAGAGGGAACAGGGAACGGGCAACAGGGAACAGAAAAAACTCATTTTTAAAAACATGAGATTGAAATAATGACACTGTTTTTTTCGTGTCACTCTCCTTGTAAAAACATCCTTTTTTTGACTGAGCTTTAAACTCAGAACTAAAGTTTTTTATTTGTTCCCTGTTCCCTTCTTTTGTAAGAATGTCTTTGATAACTCTGTAATCGCTGTTGGTTGAAATAATGGTTCACTACCAACAATTTAGCTTATCTATATATTATCACTTTGATAAATTTAAATTATAAATCATTTATAAAGATCCCTATATTCTTAGCCGAGTTAGACAGTAAGTATATTCTATTTTTCAAATATTTGAAATTAAAATTTATTATCAAATTTTATATTAATTGCTCTTAAAAAAGTATTATAATTATAGTTTATTAGTGCTTATAATTCCGTATAAATGTAATTATGTTTTGTGTCAACATACTCGATATATTTGTTAAAAAAATCTAAAAACTTAGCATTAATATAAAAAATTTGTTAGTTTAATCAGTGTAAATAACTAAAAGGAAAATAAAAACAATGGAAATTAGCGCCAGAAATACCTTCAAAGCAACTGTGAAAAAAGTTGTTCCTGGTTCAATTAATACAGAGGTAACACTAGAATTAGCACCTGGTGTGGAAGTAGTATCTATTATAACTAAATCATCAGCAGAAAAGCTGGGTTTAGTAGAGGGTAAACAGGCTTATGCTGTGATTAAGTCATCGGATGTACTTGTTGCTGTTGACTAAAAAATTCAGCGACTTGTAAAGTGTAGGATAGGTAATGCTATTCCTACATGATCTCATGGCGCGAAATTTTCATCAAGATGTAGATAAATTCATCTTATCCCTGTTGGTATAATCAAAATAAACTTAAAAAAATCCTGATATGATAGCCATTCCCCAACAACTACCAAAAATGACCATTGAGGAGTATTTCGCATGGGAACTTGACCAGGATATTCGCTACGAATATATTAACGGCGAAGTTTTTGCCATGACTGGTGGTACAATCCCCCATAATGATATTGCTCTAAATCTTTACGCTTCCCTACGTCCCTATTTGCGTAATAGAGGTTGTCGAGTTAATGTGTCAGATGTGAAAGTCCAAGTTACTCCTAAAAGCCCATACTTCTATCCTGATCTTATCGTTAGTTGCGACCCTCAAGACCTCAATGCCCTTAAATTTATTCAAAATCCCAAATTGATTGTTGAGGTTCTTTCTCCTGGGACAAGTAGTAAAGATAGAGGAGAAAAATTCAGATATTATTTAACAATACCCAGTTTACAAGAATATATTTTAATTGATTCGGAAAAAATTTCCGTTGAACGTTACTGTCGAGGAGAAGGAAGGATGTGGCTTTACTATCCTTACACTACTGGAGATATTATCACTTTATCAAGTATTGAATTTGAGTTTCCGATTGAAATGCTTTATGAAGGTGTTGGATTTGAAACTGAAGAATAATGTATCAAACTCTTTTAAATACCCTTAATCAATATGTTATTCTGAATCCCGCGCATCAAGAGGAACTTAGTAAATTAGTTAAACCACAAGAATTACCCAAAGATAGCATTCTTTTAAAATGCGGTGAAGTTTCCAACAATTTGCACTTCTTGTTACAGGGATCTGTGAGGGCAATTTATTACAACGATAGTAAAGAAATTACTTCATGGTTTGGTTTTGAGGGAGATTTTATTAATTCTTTTTACAGCTTTGTTTCCCGTAAACCAAGTCCAGAAAGTATTGTGGTAATTTCTGACTGTAAATTGCTTTCTATTAGCTACCAAACCTTACAATCTTTATATGAAAAAGACCTAGTTTGGAATAAATTAGGTCGCTTAATAATTGAAAAATATTACGCAGAATATCGAGAACGTATACTATCTCTGCAATCTATGTCCGCAGCTGAACGCTACGACCAAATTCTTCAGGAACGCCCTGATATTCTGGAGAAGGTGAAACTCGGACATTTAGCTTCTTACTTGGGAATCACTCAAGAAACTCTCAGCCGACTTCGTGCTACTCGTGAAAATCGTCAACGTATTTACAACAAACCCCAATAAATTGATTTTTATCAAATTTGATTTATGTCAAAAAAAGCCCCTTTCTTTATTCCTGTGTGCAGATTTATGATTAAAGTCACAGTTAAATTAGAAAGAAGTAATTTATGTTTCATGATCCTGCAAATTTCCAATTTTCAAAGCTCCTGACAGCCCACTGGCAAGCAATTCGTGATGAATATCTTGCGTTACCTGAAGATGCTTTAGACCCTTGGGTACAAAAAGATATGTATGAAAAAGGTTGGAGTGTTTTCGGACTTTTTGCTTTAGGGAAACGTATTCAAAAAGCGTGCTATTGCTGTCCACAAACAACAGCAATTCTAGAACAAATTCCCAATTTGACCTTAGCAGGATTTTCTCGTTTAGCTCCCCATACACATATTCAACCCCACACAGGCTGGGCAAAAAATGAATTTCGCTTGCATCTTGGTTTAGTTGTTCCAGAAAAGTGTAGTCTGCGCGTTGGTCAGTCCCTAAAACATTGGCAGGAAGGTGATTGCTTAATTTTTGAAGATACAACAGAACATGAAGCATGGAACGACTCTGATTTACCACGAGCAGTATTACTTCTAGATTTTATTAAACCAGGTTTAGAGCATAGTTCTGATGAGATATCAGGGGATGCTTTGCAGTATGCGATGGGATTACTTGAACAACCAAATACCTACGTATAAAACAGAGAAAAATCTATGAATGACTACATTGATCTTTACTGTGAACGCATCATTCCTGGTTTATGGAGTGAACCATTTAATGCTATATCTAATATTTCTTTCTTCATTGCAGCAGGGGCTATTTGGCAATTAGCACGACGACAACAAAAAATTCCAAATGGTATTTGGATACTGATTATTTTAGCAATTTCAATTGGTATTGGTAGCACTCTATTCCATACCTTTGCAACAGAATGGGCGAGCTTATTAGATGTTTTGCCTATTATGTTTTTTCAATTTTGTTTTATATGGCTTTACAGTCGTCAGGTAATGAAGATGAAATATATTTATAGTGGATCTTTGATTGTGGTTTTTTACTTTGCGAGTGATTACAGTAAACAATTCACAAATATATTCAATGGATCTCTTTCCTATGCTCCTGCATTTTTGTTTTTACTGGGACTGGGAATTTATCATTTTCAACAACAAAAACGTGAGCGATTTATATTACTAGGAGCAGCGGGGGTTTTCCTTTTAGCTTTATTATTTCGGAGTTTAGATAAGATAGTTTGCCCTTATTTCCCAATTGGCACTCATTTATTTTGGCATCTTGTCAATGGAGTTTTACTGTACTTATCAGCAAGAGGACTAATCTTAAATTGGTCAATAAAGGCAAAAGCTGACTAAAAAATTGAAAATAATAGACAGGGATAATTACGCAAAATGTATACGGTGCGTCAGATTTTTAATTTAACATTTTAGAAATACGCTTCTCGTCTGACGCACCCTACTAGTTATATAAATCTTCTCAACTATCAACTACCCTGACATAAATAGCACGGGCTGTTTGTCGATCTATTGTCATAGAGATATTATTAAATTTAACGATTAAAGAAGGAAATTGCTGTTCTAAAATTATACTATTTCCTGTTGTTATTCCCATAGAAATAAGTTTTTTACGAATGCTTTCATCCTGAGTTTTACAAGAAATAATAATTCCTTTTTCTCCTGGCTTGAGCAATTCTAAAGAGCAACCTGTAAAACTAAAAGAAGTAAACATTGGGGAATAAAAATGAAAGGTTAAAATTAAAAGAATGAAGGATGATTAACATCCTTCATCTTTGTACAAGCTAAGACATTAAAACTTTAAACGAGATAAGGCTCTTGATGGGTTTTAATTGTGCAGTTAGAGCGAGGGTATGTAACGCACAATAGAGCGAATCCTTTAGCCATTTGATCGTCATCTAAGAAGATTTGATCATCTTGGTTGATTTCACCTTCAACAACCTTACCTACACAGCTAGAGCAAGAGCCTGAGTGACAGGAGAAAGGTAATTCAATACCTGCTTCTTCTGCTGCATCTAGAATTGTAGTTTCTTCGTCACATTCAATTGTGGTGTCAAGGTTGTCTTTTTTGTTCAACAATCTTACTTGATAAGCCATTTTTCGATTCTCCTCAAACGTTAATAAAGTTAGCTTTTCTGACTTGGTTAAGAGTCCCTGGTTGAATTCAAAATTCAAAATGAAGGTCTAACTTTTGAATTTTGAATTTATTTGCTGCAAGGTACACCAGAGGGAGTACCATCATCTGTTTTAAAAGACTTTCCACAACCGCAGGTATCAGTTGCATTGGGATTGGTGAACTTGAAACCGCTGTCCATTACTCCCTCAACAAAATCAATTACCACACCTTCTAATAACGGCGCACTTTTAGCATCCACGTAAAGCAACACGTTTCCTTGTTGGGTGACGATATCATCTGGTTGAGGCTGACTTGTAATGTCAATTCCATATTCATAGCCACTACAACCACCATCTTTGACAGAGATGCGGACACCTTTTGTGGCTTTATTAGATTCGTCGGTTGCGGAACCTCTTAAAAATGCCCACAGACGAAATTCTGCTTTTTCTGTTAAAGTAACAGCCATTTTGTTTCCTGTTCTGTAGCGATTATTCTGATTTTGAGATGTGGGAAATTGCTTTTGTGGCGGAACGGAATTTCACACCGTTAAGGGTTGGGATTGGGAGTAGCGCCAAGGTGCAGTATTACCGCAGACGGGACAATTGCGATCGCGGTGAGAACGACGTTTAGCAAATTCCATTCTGTTCAAGTCAATCGTCAGCAGTTCTGACAATAGCGGTTGACTAAAACCTGTAATTAGCTTCACTGCTTCCAAGGCTGTTAAACAAGCCAATGTTCCAGATACAGCCCCTAGAACTGAAAAACCGCGCCGATCCCAATCAGGCTTTTCTGGAAATAGACAGGATAAACAAGGAGTCACACCAGGAATAATCGTGGTGAGATAAGCCTCCATCCCATCCATAGCAGCCTCTACCATTGGCTTACGCGATCGCACACAAGCTTCATTTAACAGATTGCGTTCGGTGAAATTGTGAGCGCAATCCAAAGCCATATCTGCTGATTGCACCAACGAGTCCACATTTTCTGCGGTAATGTAATCGTGAACTACTTCTACTTCCACATCAGGATTGATGGCTTTGAGTGTTTCTTGGGCTTTAAATACTCTAGGTTTTCCCACCCAGTCGTCAGTCATCAAAACTTGACGATTCATATCATCCAGCCGCAAATCACCACCCCGGACTAAGATTAGCCGCCCAACGCCTGCTACTGCTAAGTAAAGCGCCGCCGTACCGCCTAATCCTCCCACACCCGACACCAGAACAGTCGCTGATTTGAGGCGCTTTTGAGCCGCTTCGCCAAAATTTGGGAGCATCATTTGGCGGCTATAGCGTTCTAATTCGGTAGGCGTTAGGTTGATCAATTTATACCTCCTAATCAGAAGTGATTTCTGTCAGCGTGACTACATTCTTTGGCTTATCGTTAAACACCTTAAACAGTTTTTGTTCGTGGGGTGTTGATTCTAGAAAAACTTCGTAAGCTTTTTGCAAAGCTAAGGAATATTGAGTTAATTTTTCTGTATCACTCAAGTTGGGAGAAGCATCATCAATCTCTTTCATATATTGAGAGAATTTTTTCAATATATGAAGACGATTTATGTTTACAAATTGTTGGTCGTAGGGCAGTTCAAAAAATATAAAATATTCTTCTGCATCTGCAAGTTTGTTGAATTCTTGAATGGTTCCTGTCATTTGGCGCTCTCCATTTGTTTTAGTTGCTGCTTTAGTTCATCTAGTTCTCGGTAGATTTCGTATGTCTCGGCGGCAACTTCCATCAGTGTTTTGTAGTCTGTTGGTAGTCCTTCTGCTAAGTCATGCAGATCCATTTTCTTTTGACCTGCTTTGCTGTTTAGCTTTTTGATTTTTGTTGTGAGTTCCTCGATGGTCATTGGGAATTGGTAATACTTTATTCGTACTAGGAGAATATGGATTTAATGAACCGCGAAGGCGCGAAGGGCGCGAAGAGAAGAGGGAAGAAGGAAGGAAGAAGAAAGGTAATAGGATGATTTTTGTCTATTTCAGGACTTACTCAAAATATCTCTTAAAGCCTCTTTCCTCTGTGAACTCTGTGCCTCTGTGGTTCGTTTTTCCGTGAGGTGTGCGTAAGTCCTATATTTCCTATTACCAATTTTTAAACATTTCCTACT contains the following coding sequences:
- a CDS encoding type II toxin-antitoxin system Phd/YefM family antitoxin produces the protein MIYLSVTEAKQNFTEFLDKAQKEPITIQRQDQDSVVVLSVLEYQRLTKLLKNEFQEFCDQVGKNAEAKGMTEEKLKEILESDD
- a CDS encoding putative toxin-antitoxin system toxin component, PIN family; this translates as MIEQRIVIDTNCFVSRLLTPKSITAQAVRFAFNFHHILISSDTLTELEMVLCRKKFDNYVSLEERQKFILYLKNLAEIVDIINHVQICRDPKDDKFLSLAIAGNANLIITGDEDLLVLKCYQNIPILSPKDFLAQADKS
- a CDS encoding SET domain-containing protein; this translates as MLVFRDTETKGRGIFAQQDFAKGDLIERAAVIVIPKQQVKLITKTVLLNYYFGWHGESGAIGLGFASLFNHSYRPNAVYIKNFAKNVIDIVAYKYIREGQEITINYNGQVDDVSPVWFDVEE
- a CDS encoding hydrogenase maturation protease; the protein is MLTIIGCGNLNRNDDAVGVIIAQRLQQYLAQNPHPNIRVFDSGTAGMEVMFQARGSEKLIILDASCTGSEAGAIFKVPGNELEALPEPSYNLHDFRWDHALAAGRKIFLDDFPSLVTVYLIEAANLDFGLELSPVVQHSADLVFAELIIIIQQNVMA
- a CDS encoding SagB/ThcOx family dehydrogenase, whose protein sequence is MPHSKISGKAYHDLSKHSYLSVQINPNYVDAATQPTSFKVYPRFYRRLQLNRNNPIHDFLWLTSAITLEKIYKDSPYKLRVNPSAGALYPTEVYVQIRGVEGIIDGIYHIEVENNCLTLIYELIDDGLENYVIPNKRINGFIFLVSCVYHRSSWKYQDRSFRYCLLDSGHHLGAIAASAYLHEKNIQLILDFDKLNLNADLGFENKEFITSCVISGEVQEKPVRRLRLPIPFVCGTDYFQVNQFVEDAYQATSLQPSHQQNLANPQFNFDRKRFFENVWNRRSIRRFHKHSISQEVYWLILQAVQQPIPSENFEEIEIYSVVHHVEGISPGLYKNTHLIKAGNFREKTGYLCINQAIARDCAVTLFFVSDYLSYQTAMQLAGFIGQRVYLFSNYWGIDCSGIGAFYDDEAQEFLGTNKDLLYVMAIGK
- a CDS encoding ankyrin repeat domain-containing protein, which gives rise to MSLANQSNFSTITHQWLLEQGYNAEDLNQRGENGDTALMKASREGLSAIVKELIAAGADINATNNDHNNALWFACFGNHYDLITLLLDNNTDINNQNDNGATVLMYGASAGKTEVVRLLLQYHPNMNLQNLDDYKAIDFASNIEVLRLLKNASQ
- a CDS encoding molybdopterin-binding protein, whose amino-acid sequence is MEISARNTFKATVKKVVPGSINTEVTLELAPGVEVVSIITKSSAEKLGLVEGKQAYAVIKSSDVLVAVD
- a CDS encoding Uma2 family endonuclease, whose protein sequence is MIAIPQQLPKMTIEEYFAWELDQDIRYEYINGEVFAMTGGTIPHNDIALNLYASLRPYLRNRGCRVNVSDVKVQVTPKSPYFYPDLIVSCDPQDLNALKFIQNPKLIVEVLSPGTSSKDRGEKFRYYLTIPSLQEYILIDSEKISVERYCRGEGRMWLYYPYTTGDIITLSSIEFEFPIEMLYEGVGFETEE
- a CDS encoding Crp/Fnr family transcriptional regulator, with product MYQTLLNTLNQYVILNPAHQEELSKLVKPQELPKDSILLKCGEVSNNLHFLLQGSVRAIYYNDSKEITSWFGFEGDFINSFYSFVSRKPSPESIVVISDCKLLSISYQTLQSLYEKDLVWNKLGRLIIEKYYAEYRERILSLQSMSAAERYDQILQERPDILEKVKLGHLASYLGITQETLSRLRATRENRQRIYNKPQ
- a CDS encoding aspartyl/asparaginyl beta-hydroxylase domain-containing protein, whose product is MFHDPANFQFSKLLTAHWQAIRDEYLALPEDALDPWVQKDMYEKGWSVFGLFALGKRIQKACYCCPQTTAILEQIPNLTLAGFSRLAPHTHIQPHTGWAKNEFRLHLGLVVPEKCSLRVGQSLKHWQEGDCLIFEDTTEHEAWNDSDLPRAVLLLDFIKPGLEHSSDEISGDALQYAMGLLEQPNTYV
- a CDS encoding ceramidase domain-containing protein is translated as MNDYIDLYCERIIPGLWSEPFNAISNISFFIAAGAIWQLARRQQKIPNGIWILIILAISIGIGSTLFHTFATEWASLLDVLPIMFFQFCFIWLYSRQVMKMKYIYSGSLIVVFYFASDYSKQFTNIFNGSLSYAPAFLFLLGLGIYHFQQQKRERFILLGAAGVFLLALLFRSLDKIVCPYFPIGTHLFWHLVNGVLLYLSARGLILNWSIKAKAD
- a CDS encoding FeoA family protein, yielding MFTSFSFTGCSLELLKPGEKGIIISCKTQDESIRKKLISMGITTGNSIILEQQFPSLIVKFNNISMTIDRQTARAIYVRVVDS
- a CDS encoding 2Fe-2S iron-sulfur cluster-binding protein; the encoded protein is MAYQVRLLNKKDNLDTTIECDEETTILDAAEEAGIELPFSCHSGSCSSCVGKVVEGEINQDDQIFLDDDQMAKGFALLCVTYPRSNCTIKTHQEPYLV
- a CDS encoding iron-sulfur cluster assembly accessory protein, producing MAVTLTEKAEFRLWAFLRGSATDESNKATKGVRISVKDGGCSGYEYGIDITSQPQPDDIVTQQGNVLLYVDAKSAPLLEGVVIDFVEGVMDSGFKFTNPNATDTCGCGKSFKTDDGTPSGVPCSK
- a CDS encoding HesA/MoeB/ThiF family protein, producing MINLTPTELERYSRQMMLPNFGEAAQKRLKSATVLVSGVGGLGGTAALYLAVAGVGRLILVRGGDLRLDDMNRQVLMTDDWVGKPRVFKAQETLKAINPDVEVEVVHDYITAENVDSLVQSADMALDCAHNFTERNLLNEACVRSRKPMVEAAMDGMEAYLTTIIPGVTPCLSCLFPEKPDWDRRGFSVLGAVSGTLACLTALEAVKLITGFSQPLLSELLTIDLNRMEFAKRRSHRDRNCPVCGNTAPWRYSQSQPLTV
- the nifW gene encoding nitrogenase-stabilizing/protective protein NifW, with protein sequence MTGTIQEFNKLADAEEYFIFFELPYDQQFVNINRLHILKKFSQYMKEIDDASPNLSDTEKLTQYSLALQKAYEVFLESTPHEQKLFKVFNDKPKNVVTLTEITSD
- a CDS encoding CCE_0567 family metalloprotein, which translates into the protein MTIEELTTKIKKLNSKAGQKKMDLHDLAEGLPTDYKTLMEVAAETYEIYRELDELKQQLKQMESAK